AACGAGATCAAGGCCACGGCGTGGATCAAGGCCTACGAGGATCGCAACGTGGACGTGGGGCTGGCGTGTGGGCTCAGGGGCCGCGCGCAGATCGGCAAGGGCATGTGGGCCGCCCCGGACAAGATGGCCGACATGTTGGCGCAGAAGGTGGGCCACCCGCAGGCGGGCGCCAACACCGCCTGGGTGCCGTCACCCACGGCGGCCACCCTGCACGCGCTGCACTACCACGAGGTGGACGTGGCCGCCCGGCAGGAGGCCCTGCGCCAGCGCGCGCCCACGCCCCTGTCCGCGCTGCTCACGCTCCCCCTGGCCCCCGAGGCGAAGTGGACGCCGGAAGAGATCCGCCAGGAGCTGGACAACAACCTCCAGGGGATCCTGGGCTACGTGGTGCGCTGGATTGATCAGGGCGTGGGCTGCTCCAAGGTGCCGGACATCCACGACGTGGGGCTGATGGAGGATCGCGCCACGTTGCGCATCTCCAGCCAGCACGTGGCCAACTGGCTGCGGCACGGCGTGGTGACGGAGGCCCAGGTGCTCGAGGGGCTCAAGCGGATGGCCGTGGTGGTGGATCGGCAGAACGCGGGGGACCCCAGCTACCGGCCCCTGGGGCCGGGGTTCGACGGCGTGGCCTTCCAGGCGGCGAAGGAACTCATCTTCAAGGGCCGCGAGCAGCCCAACGGCTACACCGAGTGGATCCTCCACGCCCGGCGTCGCGAGGCGAAGGCCTCCCGGCGGTAGGGCGCGGGCGGCAGGTGGAGTGACGAGGAAACCGAGCTCCGGTCCGTGGAGCGTTGGCGTGTTGATTGCTGGTGACTGGCGGCATGAACCTACGCTCCCCGCGGTGCCTTCCGCTGCTCGTGACCCTCTTGCTGGCTGGCTGCGAACCCTCTTCGGCCGAGCCCCCATTCGTCGAGATGCCACCAGAGGACTCCGTCTCTCCCGAGCCCTCGACTCCGGCGCCGACGGTCCTGCGTGTGCCCATTCCGGAGGAGCTGCGCGAGTCGGGCGCCGTGCTGGTGGTCTCGCGCCTGCATGAAGCCCGTCCGGCGCGGGAATCCGTGACAACGGTGGCAGCGGGGACTCAGGAATTCGAGGTCCAGGGCGGTGCGGGGGAGGTGCTGGCGGTTTCCGTGCTGGGTCCCAGCGGGGAGCTGTCGGACGTGGCGATGGTGCGGGCGGAGGCGTCTTCGTGGCGGGCCCGGGAGTCACCGCCCCGGACCCTCCGGGTACCCCAGGACTACCCGAACATCCAGGCCGCGGTCGACGCCGCGAGGGCCGGAGACACCGTGCTGGTGAAGCCGGGCACCTACCACGAGACCGTGCGCCTGAAGAGTGGCATCCGGCTGTTCGGCAGTGGCGCGCCGTGGACCATCCTCGATGGGGGCGGGGTGCCCGGAAAGCTCGTCGACTTCTCGGGGGCCACCGACGTGGTGGTGTCCGGGTTCACCTTCCAGAACGTGGGGCCGGGCAGCCTGTGCGACACCTCCGGGGTGATGGACTGCGGGGGCGAGTGGTACTCGGCCGCGCTCTACGCGGACGGCCACACCGAGCAGGGGCAGGCGCCGACGTCGGCCCTCGTGACCCACAACATCTTCCGGGACAACTTCATTGGCACGCTGCTGTACTTCCACGCGC
This genomic interval from Cystobacter ferrugineus contains the following:
- a CDS encoding right-handed parallel beta-helix repeat-containing protein — its product is MNLRSPRCLPLLVTLLLAGCEPSSAEPPFVEMPPEDSVSPEPSTPAPTVLRVPIPEELRESGAVLVVSRLHEARPARESVTTVAAGTQEFEVQGGAGEVLAVSVLGPSGELSDVAMVRAEASSWRARESPPRTLRVPQDYPNIQAAVDAARAGDTVLVKPGTYHETVRLKSGIRLFGSGAPWTILDGGGVPGKLVDFSGATDVVVSGFTFQNVGPGSLCDTSGVMDCGGEWYSAALYADGHTEQGQAPTSALVTHNIFRDNFIGTLLYFHARAVVRNNLFVHNTHGFVANHFQDVALVANNVFWENTREAIVSQAAWLDILNNVVARSEVGVFLAYVQTGRIRCNVFFQNEANGADLHQVPPRFEIGQDGNLELDPRFTSADEGNFLPAVGSPLVDAGCFEGLAFDQGGTRGDIGAYGGPLGRWR